One window from the genome of Gemella haemolysans ATCC 10379 encodes:
- a CDS encoding HIT family protein, translating into MEKTIFEKIIDGEIPSYKVYEDEHVYSFLDVFPITKGHTLVIPKKHSRNIFDCDPETAANIGRVLPKIANAVKEAYGCDGVNIFQNNEEYAGQSVFHLHFHIVPRYKDKDINFDNLEVKWPPQKVEPSEFEEIRKAIADRL; encoded by the coding sequence ATGGAAAAAACTATTTTCGAAAAAATTATTGATGGAGAAATCCCAAGTTATAAAGTATATGAAGATGAGCATGTATACAGCTTTCTAGATGTGTTCCCTATTACAAAAGGACACACTTTAGTAATTCCGAAAAAACACAGCAGAAATATTTTTGACTGTGATCCTGAAACAGCTGCTAACATTGGACGTGTTCTTCCGAAAATTGCTAATGCTGTTAAAGAAGCATATGGTTGTGACGGAGTAAATATCTTCCAAAATAACGAAGAATATGCTGGACAAAGTGTCTTCCACCTTCACTTCCACATCGTACCAAGATATAAAGATAAAGATATAAACTTCGACAATTTAGAAGTTAAATGGCCACCTCAAAAAGTTGAGCCTTCTGAATTCGAAGAAATTAGAAAAGCAATCGCTGATAGACTATAA